From the genome of Pseudomonas yamanorum, one region includes:
- a CDS encoding hemagglutinin repeat-containing protein, whose translation MPTNTHAFHLSPQGKLRWAIASLFLLPQLVLAGGLTVVEGPGGTPQLQNQAGVPIVNIVAPNAGGLSHNQFLDYNVDRQGVVLNNALQAGQSQLAGHLAANPQFQGQAASVILNEVVSRNASALNGAQEIFGQAADYVLANPNGISVNGGSFINTPNASLVVGRPELSDGKLQGLNTRDASGQLTVQAQGLQNRDGSINLIAPRIDSEGRLSARDQLNLTIGRNQVDVASGQVRQVDPASKTGDQRIDASLFGAMQAGRINIVSTAEGAGVRVGAVQVDGRDGVNIRSAGDLDISGQVHANSLEATRAGVQSRQGDVDLHSAKDLSLAATDIGGRNVKLDAGRNLTLSSLESRKLQEKREQWNNSNFLFTYETYDRTTTDKDSRQHGNSVVAQQNAALSSGANTEIKASRVDAGDTVRVNSGADLRLTAATETHETRDQGNHRKHLWKADWDRSASEQRSITSSLKAGKNLELTGRQALQLQGAELKTPGDIQLAARHVEITSASRTQSSRDNGYSGDLVGGSFFGSKGDGDKGKTLNTGSKVNADGKLIVKADEVRISGSQARGGTQASVISDKGSLVIDGVRDTSHDNRYSKDSKFFGISKDESRKNLKDSTVVASELRSDSNLALHSAKDIEVSGSKVSATGELTADAKGDIKIASAENTSSDTTRTHTRGFDGYAKETADGTRQYRAGVNYEDQQKTSHTDTTRQQASSLSGGTLAVAAGGDLSVEGSGLKATQGDATLSGKNVELLATHDSTANTTEQTTTGGGVYYTGGLDRAGSGAQFSHQSSHDTNSKTTAHTSTVAAAGKLTINAGNTLTSQGAQAKAGSGLQVNAAQVDNQAAHNSESSTHKENGWTADAGANIEYKGITRPIEKAIEGVAQSKFHQPGLLDAFEQPNVGLDVEVGHANKSRTQQDSTAVVSQFTGGTVQVNVAGKLQDEGTQYHATEGGLKIDAGSHLATAAATTHSSSEQGVDAKAGVRVYTTTGEDLNVRGSGAGGSSDVRESTSTAVVGSYAGAQGVGIDVKGDARYEGSQFNGGQAGVDLKAGGELALNQANDTQSKTSSTLRGNGSLTVGTAPGTNGNNVNLGAGVQLDNKRLDTQDSQARVATLQGKGPVQLNSGADLTLQGTRIGSSSAKTGDINLAAGGKLDLQAATERHVSNASNLGGGLNVGAGKTSSAESSGKTGSLSANFNIGKGAENDQTVSVGQLHSNGNVTLASGGNSADAIHLQGTQIAASNVSLDAVNGGILQESAQSTQAHDSWGVTLGAGGSGGKTTLANAGEHDTPKTQYGINARAKVDVDYLQGTTQHDSQIKADTVVINSAGDTRLSGARIDANQVSGKIGGDLVVESRKDHVSSTQVNVDAKLDVEKNQPGVVNKLAKTTGPLKDKVQAKAEGAFDKHREKLENAVDKGTEHLASAKDNVVNSVGNAKERLGEKLTRSGSYDVNPEPRGAFGTRVEQAKTYLADKKDALGTRLSSVKEKLWPKTSDSYAVSGKNTTGSSVANTAENVLFGDKSGTTAYTPTLNLNVSHVAKDSVTQASGISGTQGVNLQVGGETRLTGARIGASEGKVDLGGSAVNATTLTGSDYRADVGLNVSKSPVNLALGAKDELTRKQDDATRKDQAINLGPLRVGGHSNSQELQAGIDQGTH comes from the coding sequence ATGCCGACTAACACTCATGCTTTTCACCTCTCTCCACAGGGCAAACTGCGCTGGGCCATCGCCAGCCTGTTCCTGTTACCTCAACTCGTACTGGCCGGCGGCTTGACCGTCGTCGAAGGGCCCGGCGGCACCCCACAACTGCAAAACCAGGCGGGCGTGCCTATCGTCAATATCGTCGCGCCGAATGCCGGCGGCCTGTCCCACAACCAATTTCTCGACTACAACGTCGACCGCCAAGGCGTGGTGTTGAACAACGCCTTGCAGGCGGGGCAATCCCAACTCGCCGGGCACCTGGCGGCCAACCCGCAGTTCCAGGGCCAGGCTGCGAGCGTGATCCTCAATGAAGTGGTCAGCCGTAACGCCTCGGCTCTCAACGGTGCGCAGGAGATTTTTGGCCAGGCGGCGGATTATGTGCTGGCCAACCCGAACGGGATTTCTGTCAACGGTGGCAGCTTCATCAACACCCCCAACGCCAGCCTGGTCGTCGGCCGTCCCGAGCTCAGCGACGGCAAGCTGCAAGGCTTGAACACCCGTGATGCAAGCGGCCAACTGACGGTGCAGGCCCAGGGCCTGCAAAACCGTGACGGCTCGATCAACCTGATCGCACCGCGCATCGACAGCGAAGGTCGGCTCAGCGCCCGTGATCAATTGAACCTCACCATCGGCCGCAATCAGGTCGACGTTGCCAGCGGCCAGGTGCGCCAGGTAGACCCGGCCAGCAAGACCGGAGACCAGCGTATCGACGCCAGCCTGTTCGGTGCGATGCAGGCCGGGCGGATCAATATCGTCAGCACCGCCGAAGGTGCCGGCGTACGCGTGGGGGCCGTGCAAGTGGATGGGCGGGACGGCGTGAACATCCGCTCGGCCGGCGACCTCGACATCAGCGGCCAGGTGCACGCCAATAGCCTTGAGGCCACCCGCGCCGGGGTGCAAAGCCGCCAGGGCGATGTCGACCTGCACAGCGCCAAGGACTTGAGCCTGGCCGCCACCGATATTGGCGGGCGCAACGTCAAGCTCGACGCTGGCCGCAACCTGACCTTGAGTAGCCTGGAGAGCCGCAAGCTCCAGGAAAAGCGTGAGCAGTGGAACAACAGCAACTTCCTCTTCACCTACGAAACCTACGACCGCACCACCACCGACAAGGACTCGCGCCAGCACGGCAACAGCGTCGTCGCGCAGCAGAACGCCGCGCTGTCTTCCGGCGCCAACACCGAGATCAAGGCCAGCCGTGTCGACGCCGGCGATACCGTGCGCGTCAACAGTGGCGCAGACCTGCGCCTGACCGCCGCCACCGAGACCCATGAAACCCGCGACCAGGGCAACCACCGCAAGCACCTGTGGAAAGCCGACTGGGACAGGTCCGCCAGCGAACAACGCAGCATCACCAGTAGCCTCAAGGCCGGCAAGAACCTGGAACTGACCGGCCGGCAGGCCCTGCAATTGCAGGGCGCCGAACTGAAAACCCCGGGGGATATTCAACTGGCCGCCCGGCACGTGGAAATCACCAGCGCCAGCCGGACCCAAAGCAGCCGGGATAACGGTTACTCCGGTGACCTGGTGGGCGGCAGTTTCTTCGGCTCCAAGGGCGATGGCGACAAGGGCAAAACCCTGAATACCGGCAGCAAGGTCAACGCCGACGGCAAGCTGATCGTGAAGGCCGATGAAGTACGCATCAGCGGCAGCCAGGCCCGTGGCGGCACGCAGGCCAGCGTCATCAGCGACAAGGGTTCGCTGGTGATCGATGGCGTACGCGACACGTCCCACGACAACCGCTACAGCAAGGACAGCAAGTTCTTCGGGATCTCCAAGGACGAAAGCCGCAAGAACCTCAAGGACAGCACCGTGGTCGCCAGCGAACTGCGCTCGGACAGTAACCTCGCACTGCACAGCGCCAAGGACATCGAAGTCAGTGGTTCCAAGGTGTCTGCCACAGGCGAACTGACGGCCGACGCCAAGGGTGATATCAAGATCGCTTCGGCGGAAAACACTTCCAGCGACACCACCCGCACTCACACCCGGGGTTTTGATGGCTACGCCAAGGAAACCGCCGACGGCACGCGCCAGTACCGCGCAGGCGTGAACTACGAAGACCAGCAGAAAACCAGCCACACCGACACCACCCGCCAACAAGCCTCCAGCCTCAGCGGCGGTACCCTGGCCGTCGCCGCGGGTGGCGATTTGAGCGTAGAGGGTTCAGGCCTCAAGGCCACCCAGGGTGATGCGACCTTAAGCGGGAAAAATGTCGAGTTGCTGGCGACCCATGACAGCACTGCCAACACCACCGAGCAGACCACCACTGGCGGTGGCGTCTACTACACCGGCGGCCTCGACAGGGCCGGCAGCGGCGCGCAGTTCAGCCATCAAAGCAGCCACGACACCAACAGCAAAACCACCGCGCACACCAGCACCGTTGCGGCGGCCGGCAAGCTGACCATCAATGCCGGCAACACCCTCACCAGCCAGGGCGCACAGGCCAAGGCCGGTTCCGGGTTGCAGGTCAACGCTGCGCAGGTCGACAACCAGGCGGCGCATAACAGCGAGTCCAGCACCCACAAGGAGAATGGCTGGACGGCCGATGCCGGCGCCAATATCGAATACAAAGGCATCACCCGGCCCATCGAAAAAGCCATCGAAGGTGTGGCCCAAAGCAAGTTTCATCAGCCAGGGCTGCTGGACGCGTTCGAGCAACCCAATGTCGGGCTCGATGTTGAAGTCGGCCATGCCAACAAGTCCCGCACACAGCAGGACAGCACGGCAGTGGTCAGCCAGTTCACGGGCGGCACGGTGCAGGTCAACGTCGCCGGCAAATTGCAGGATGAAGGCACTCAATACCATGCCACCGAGGGCGGCCTGAAAATCGATGCCGGCAGCCACCTTGCCACCGCTGCCGCCACTACCCACAGCAGTAGCGAGCAAGGCGTGGACGCCAAGGCCGGCGTACGGGTCTACACCACCACGGGTGAAGACTTGAACGTGCGCGGCAGCGGCGCCGGCGGCAGCAGTGACGTACGCGAATCCACCAGCACGGCAGTGGTCGGCAGCTACGCCGGGGCCCAAGGCGTGGGCATCGACGTCAAGGGCGATGCGCGTTATGAAGGCAGCCAGTTCAACGGCGGCCAGGCCGGCGTCGACCTCAAGGCGGGCGGCGAGTTGGCGCTGAATCAAGCCAACGACACCCAGAGCAAAACCAGCAGCACCCTGCGCGGCAACGGCTCGTTGACCGTGGGCACGGCGCCGGGCACCAACGGCAATAACGTCAACCTCGGTGCCGGCGTGCAGCTGGACAACAAGCGCCTGGACACCCAGGACAGCCAGGCCCGGGTCGCGACCCTCCAGGGCAAAGGTCCGGTGCAACTCAACAGCGGCGCCGACCTGACCCTGCAAGGCACCCGGATTGGCAGCAGCAGCGCCAAGACCGGTGACATCAACCTCGCCGCCGGTGGCAAGCTGGACCTGCAAGCCGCCACCGAGCGCCACGTCAGCAACGCCAGCAACCTGGGCGGCGGCCTGAACGTCGGCGCCGGCAAGACCAGCAGCGCTGAAAGCAGCGGCAAGACCGGGAGCCTCAGCGCCAACTTCAACATCGGCAAGGGCGCGGAAAACGACCAGACCGTCAGCGTCGGACAGCTGCACAGCAACGGCAACGTGACGCTCGCCAGCGGCGGCAACAGCGCCGATGCCATCCACCTGCAAGGCACGCAAATCGCGGCCAGCAACGTCAGCCTCGACGCGGTAAATGGCGGCATCCTGCAAGAGTCGGCGCAATCGACCCAGGCCCATGACAGCTGGGGCGTGACCTTGGGCGCGGGCGGCAGCGGCGGCAAAACCACGCTGGCCAACGCGGGTGAACACGACACGCCAAAGACCCAATACGGCATCAATGCCCGGGCCAAGGTCGACGTCGATTACCTGCAAGGCACCACTCAGCACGACAGCCAGATCAAGGCCGACACCGTGGTGATCAACAGTGCCGGTGATACCCGATTGTCCGGGGCACGGATCGACGCGAATCAGGTGAGCGGCAAGATCGGCGGCGACCTCGTGGTCGAGAGCCGCAAGGATCACGTCAGCAGCACCCAGGTCAACGTCGATGCCAAGCTGGACGTTGAGAAAAACCAGCCCGGCGTCGTCAACAAACTCGCCAAGACCACCGGCCCCCTAAAGGACAAAGTGCAGGCCAAGGCAGAAGGCGCGTTCGACAAGCACCGCGAAAAACTCGAGAACGCCGTCGACAAGGGCACCGAGCACCTGGCCTCGGCCAAGGACAACGTGGTTAATAGCGTCGGCAACGCCAAGGAGCGCCTGGGCGAAAAACTCACCCGCAGCGGTAGCTACGACGTGAACCCCGAGCCCCGTGGCGCCTTCGGCACCCGCGTGGAGCAGGCCAAGACTTACCTCGCCGACAAGAAGGACGCCCTGGGCACGCGCCTGTCCAGCGTCAAGGAAAAGCTCTGGCCGAAAACCAGTGACAGCTACGCCGTCAGCGGCAAGAACACCACCGGCAGCTCGGTGGCCAATACCGCAGAAAACGTGTTGTTCGGCGACAAGAGCGGCACCACCGCCTACACCCCGACCTTGAACCTGAACGTCAGCCACGTCGCCAAGGACAGCGTCACTCAGGCCTCGGGCATCAGCGGTACCCAGGGCGTGAACTTGCAGGTGGGTGGTGAGACTCGCTTGACCGGTGCGCGCATCGGGGCTTCGGAAGGCAAAGTCGATTTGGGTGGTTCTGCGGTAAACGCCACCACGTTGACGGGCAGCGATTATCGCGCGGATGTCGGGCTGAACGTCTCGAAGTCACCGGTCAATCTGGCGCTTGGCGCCAAGGATGAACTGACGCGCAAACAGGACGACGCAACGCGTAAGGATCAAGCCATCAACCTCGGACCGCTGCGGGTTGGCGGGCACAGTAATAGCCAGGAGTTGCAGGCCGGGATTGATCAAGGCACCCACTAA
- the lldD gene encoding FMN-dependent L-lactate dehydrogenase LldD has translation MIISSASDYREAARRKLPRFLFDYIDGGAYAEHTLRANSSDLSDISLRQRILRNVESLSLETTLFDQPLAMPVVLSPVGLTGMFARRGEVQAAKAAANKGIPFCLSTVSVCPIEEVASQSAQSIWFQLYVLKDRGFMKNALERAQAAGVKNLVFTVDMPTPGARYRDAHSGMSGAYGPQRQILQAMTKPAWAFDVGLLGRPHDLGNISKYLGKPTQLKDYIGWLANNFDPSISWKDLEWIREFWKGPMIIKGILDPEDAKDAVSFGADGIVVSNHGGRQLDGVLSTAKALAPIVQAVGSDLTVLVDSGVRSGLDVVRMLALGAKGVLLGRAQAYALAADGQRGVENLLDIFAKEMRVAMTLTGVTSIAQINESILVRGQN, from the coding sequence ATGATCATTTCGTCCGCATCGGATTACCGCGAAGCCGCCCGCCGCAAACTGCCGCGTTTCCTGTTCGACTACATCGACGGCGGTGCCTACGCCGAACACACCCTCAGGGCCAACAGCTCGGACCTGTCCGATATCAGCCTGCGCCAGCGCATCCTGCGTAACGTCGAAAGCCTGAGCCTTGAAACCACGCTGTTCGACCAGCCCTTGGCGATGCCGGTGGTCCTCAGCCCGGTGGGCCTGACCGGCATGTTTGCCCGGCGCGGTGAAGTTCAGGCGGCGAAGGCGGCGGCGAACAAGGGCATTCCGTTTTGCCTGTCGACGGTGTCTGTGTGCCCGATCGAGGAAGTGGCGTCCCAGAGCGCGCAATCCATCTGGTTTCAGCTGTATGTGCTGAAAGATCGCGGCTTCATGAAAAACGCCCTGGAGCGAGCCCAGGCAGCCGGGGTGAAAAACCTCGTGTTCACCGTCGACATGCCCACCCCCGGCGCACGTTATCGCGACGCTCATTCGGGGATGTCCGGCGCCTACGGGCCGCAACGCCAAATCCTGCAGGCCATGACCAAACCGGCCTGGGCCTTCGATGTGGGTCTGCTGGGGCGCCCCCACGACCTGGGCAACATCTCCAAATACCTGGGCAAGCCCACCCAACTGAAGGACTACATCGGCTGGCTGGCCAACAACTTCGACCCGTCCATCAGCTGGAAAGACCTGGAGTGGATCCGCGAGTTCTGGAAAGGCCCGATGATCATCAAAGGCATCCTCGACCCCGAGGATGCCAAAGACGCGGTGAGCTTTGGCGCCGACGGCATCGTCGTCTCCAACCACGGCGGCCGCCAGCTGGATGGCGTGCTGTCCACGGCGAAGGCGCTGGCACCTATCGTACAAGCCGTGGGCAGCGATCTGACGGTGCTGGTGGACTCCGGCGTACGCTCGGGGCTGGACGTGGTGCGCATGCTCGCGCTGGGTGCCAAGGGCGTATTGCTGGGCCGTGCACAAGCTTATGCACTGGCCGCCGACGGACAGCGTGGCGTGGAAAACCTGCTGGATATCTTCGCCAAGGAGATGCGCGTGGCCATGACGCTGACCGGGGTCACGTCGATTGCACAAATCAATGAATCGATTCTGGTGCGCGGCCAAAACTGA
- a CDS encoding ShlB/FhaC/HecB family hemolysin secretion/activation protein, translated as MIVALLCLCTLPAAAADGPLPGQEALRLQQQQQRDLQQLQLEQRQRQIQRGSFAVPPTTPALPADTAQDQRCWPLSGTRVAGVTLFNKAELNTRIEPYVAPCMGVAQINRLLAEITRLYVEAGYIASRPYLISTPAAGHPLDIHVEEGYVEAIELADQSLPVSLRGAFPGMLGEPLNLRDLEQGLDQLNRLRSVDLTADIAPGSTPGASRIILRSRSSASRWALGLGVDNLGSAGTGRDRNAVSLSLDSPLQLNDALNLSFSDTLNHGPRYSRSNSLFYSIPYGYWTYSLFASHAEYRSPFKLSRTTLYNSGRTDQVSLRTDRVLWRDQSHQLSANLQLAYKDVDSYLQKVRLGIQSPTLTVAEAGVNLFWLNSAVWNLDVNYAQGLTWFGADRDADQVVKNLPQAQFHKYRANLTQWRNGQLIGQPWQWQSQLSVQYSPDALPAIEQLLVTDDSAVRGYRENNASGAIGAVWRNTLRLPLNSDLPFKITPRLGLDNGWVKREYGARSQRLSGASAGLNLSWKNVQLDLDYQRNLNTPAGFAQEPEVWLTRLSLQI; from the coding sequence CTGATCGTTGCCCTGCTCTGCCTGTGCACGCTGCCGGCGGCCGCCGCCGATGGGCCGCTGCCTGGCCAGGAAGCATTGCGCTTGCAGCAGCAACAGCAGCGCGACCTGCAGCAATTACAACTGGAACAGCGTCAGCGGCAAATCCAGCGAGGCAGTTTCGCAGTACCACCGACCACACCCGCACTGCCGGCAGACACCGCCCAGGACCAGCGCTGCTGGCCTTTGAGCGGTACGCGCGTGGCCGGTGTCACGCTGTTCAACAAGGCTGAACTGAACACCCGCATCGAACCCTATGTGGCGCCGTGCATGGGCGTCGCGCAGATCAACCGCCTGCTCGCCGAGATCACCCGCCTGTATGTCGAGGCCGGCTATATCGCCAGTCGCCCATACCTGATCAGCACCCCGGCCGCCGGGCACCCGCTGGATATTCACGTCGAGGAAGGCTACGTCGAAGCCATCGAGCTGGCCGATCAGAGCCTCCCCGTGTCGTTACGCGGGGCATTCCCAGGAATGCTCGGCGAACCGCTGAACCTGCGGGACCTGGAACAGGGCCTGGACCAACTCAATCGCCTGCGCTCGGTTGACCTCACCGCCGACATCGCCCCCGGCAGCACACCGGGCGCCTCACGGATCATCCTGCGCTCGCGCAGCAGTGCCTCGCGGTGGGCGTTGGGACTGGGTGTCGACAACCTGGGAAGTGCCGGCACCGGCCGTGATCGCAATGCGGTGAGCCTGAGCCTGGACAGCCCGTTGCAGCTCAACGACGCCCTCAACCTGAGCTTCAGCGACACCCTCAACCACGGCCCGCGTTACAGCCGCAGCAACAGCCTGTTTTATTCCATCCCCTACGGTTACTGGACCTACAGCCTGTTCGCCAGCCATGCCGAGTACCGCTCGCCGTTCAAGCTCAGCCGCACCACGCTCTATAACAGTGGCCGCACCGATCAAGTCAGCCTGCGCACCGACCGGGTGTTGTGGCGCGACCAAAGCCATCAACTGAGCGCCAACCTGCAACTGGCTTACAAGGACGTCGACAGCTACCTGCAAAAGGTTCGGCTGGGTATTCAGAGCCCGACCCTGACCGTGGCCGAGGCCGGTGTGAATCTGTTCTGGCTCAACAGCGCGGTGTGGAACCTGGACGTCAATTACGCTCAGGGCCTGACCTGGTTCGGCGCCGACCGCGATGCCGATCAGGTAGTGAAAAACCTGCCCCAGGCGCAATTTCACAAGTACCGAGCCAACCTCACCCAATGGCGCAACGGCCAGCTTATCGGGCAACCGTGGCAGTGGCAGAGCCAACTGTCGGTGCAATACAGCCCGGATGCATTGCCTGCCATCGAACAACTGCTGGTGACTGACGATTCGGCGGTGCGTGGCTATCGCGAGAACAACGCGTCCGGTGCCATTGGCGCGGTGTGGCGCAACACCCTGCGCCTGCCACTCAACAGCGACCTGCCGTTCAAGATCACCCCGCGGCTGGGCCTGGACAACGGCTGGGTCAAGCGTGAATACGGCGCCCGCAGCCAACGCCTGAGCGGCGCCAGTGCCGGGCTCAACCTGAGCTGGAAGAACGTGCAACTCGACCTCGATTACCAACGCAACTTGAACACCCCCGCGGGGTTTGCCCAGGAGCCGGAGGTCTGGCTGACGCGCCTTAGTTTGCAGATATGA